One segment of Alistipes finegoldii DSM 17242 DNA contains the following:
- a CDS encoding threonine/serine ThrE exporter family protein, with amino-acid sequence MKSEAELKAVTQFVAEYATRLMGSGVHTSRVVRNTKRLGEALGVRVMVSAFQKVVTFSVYDDESGRVYSEVADIPPLPISFELNSELSALSWDACDLSLPLAEIRRRYDEIVARPRLDPIFTLILVGLANASFCRLFGGEWCAVGIVFTATLLGFYLKQRMQAKGFNHYVIFIASAFAASMYASVAMIFDTTSEVAIATSVLYLIPGVPLINGVIDIVEGHVLNGIARLTSALMLIVCIAVGLSCTLMIVKNGLL; translated from the coding sequence ATGAAGTCGGAAGCGGAATTGAAAGCTGTCACGCAGTTCGTTGCGGAGTATGCCACCCGGCTGATGGGGTCCGGAGTGCATACCTCGCGCGTGGTGCGCAATACGAAGCGTCTGGGCGAGGCGCTCGGCGTGCGCGTCATGGTGTCGGCCTTTCAGAAAGTGGTTACTTTCTCGGTTTATGACGACGAGAGCGGACGGGTTTACAGCGAGGTGGCGGACATTCCGCCGCTGCCGATCAGCTTCGAGCTGAACTCGGAGCTAAGCGCCCTGAGCTGGGACGCCTGCGACCTCAGCCTGCCCCTTGCCGAGATTCGGCGCCGCTATGACGAGATCGTCGCCCGGCCTCGTCTGGACCCGATTTTCACACTGATTCTCGTCGGACTGGCCAACGCATCCTTCTGCCGGCTTTTCGGCGGGGAGTGGTGTGCGGTAGGCATCGTCTTTACCGCCACGCTGCTCGGATTCTACCTCAAGCAGCGGATGCAGGCCAAGGGATTCAATCACTATGTCATCTTTATCGCGTCGGCCTTCGCGGCTTCGATGTACGCTTCGGTGGCGATGATTTTCGATACGACTTCGGAGGTCGCCATCGCCACGAGCGTGCTTTACCTGATTCCGGGGGTGCCGCTTATCAACGGCGTGATCGACATCGTCGAGGGGCATGTGCTGAACGGTATCGCCCGCCTGACGTCGGCGCTGATGCTGATCGTCTGCATCGCCGTCGGATTGTCATGTACCCTGATGATCGTTAAAAACGGATTGCTATGA
- a CDS encoding DUF6064 family protein: protein MELFWQTIADYNTMTWPVQALIVLAAVVLTARLYLRPTLRVKTAMKCFLAFLNAWITVAYYLVSCDARAYSGVMAFFWGVMAAVWIYDAVVGYTTFERTYKHDKFAFALYLMPFLYPLISHLRGLDFPMTTSPVMPCTVAIFTIGLMLSFSKRINLFVVLFLCHWSLIGFSKVYFFGIPEDLLLASALVPALYLFFKEYIDVNFRRNAKPDLRVMNMLLLAMCSGLGVFFAATIWQQLAGMAG from the coding sequence ATGGAACTCTTTTGGCAAACTATCGCAGACTACAATACGATGACTTGGCCCGTGCAGGCGCTCATCGTGCTGGCGGCCGTCGTCCTGACGGCGCGTCTCTATCTGCGCCCGACTCTCCGGGTGAAAACCGCAATGAAATGTTTTCTGGCGTTTCTCAATGCGTGGATCACCGTCGCCTATTACCTCGTGTCGTGCGATGCGCGGGCTTACAGCGGAGTCATGGCGTTTTTCTGGGGCGTCATGGCCGCCGTGTGGATTTATGACGCGGTCGTCGGTTACACGACGTTCGAACGGACGTACAAACACGACAAATTCGCTTTTGCGCTCTACCTGATGCCGTTCCTCTATCCGCTGATATCCCATCTGCGGGGACTGGATTTCCCGATGACCACCTCGCCCGTCATGCCCTGCACGGTGGCGATCTTCACCATCGGACTGATGCTCTCGTTCTCGAAGCGGATCAATCTGTTCGTCGTGCTGTTTCTGTGCCATTGGTCGCTGATCGGCTTTTCGAAGGTTTACTTTTTCGGCATTCCCGAAGACCTGCTTTTGGCGAGCGCGCTGGTGCCGGCGCTCTATCTCTTTTTCAAGGAGTATATCGACGTCAATTTCCGCCGCAACGCCAAACCCGATCTGCGGGTGATGAATATGCTGCTTCTGGCGATGTGTTCGGGACTCGGCGTCTTTTTCGCCGCGACCATCTGGCAGCAGCTCGCCGGAATGGCCGGATAA
- the rny gene encoding ribonuclease Y: MYTTILVACISAIAAIGIYMAVTNLVTKNSIRKRREAALKEAEAEGEMIKKERILQAKEKFIQLKSEYDRQVNERNQKIAQSEQRAKQIENNLQNQQRDLENKLRENDRLKEQMQNQLQILEHKKEEVDQMMREQNVRLEQISGLSSEEAKNILIENMKAEAKTEAAGYINETIEEAKMTATKEAKRIIVASIQRVATETAIENAVTVFNIESDEVKGRIIGREGRNIRALEAATGIEIIVDDTPEAIILSGFDPVRREIARLALHQLVTDGRIHPARIEEVVAKVQKQIEEEIVEVGKRTTIDLGIHGLHPELIRMIGKMKYRSSYGQNLLQHARETANLAGIMAAELGLNPKTARRAGLLHDIGKVPDDEPELPHAIIGMKLAEKYKEKPEVCNAIGAHHDEVEMTSLIAPIIQVCDAISGARPGARREVVESYIKRLKEMEDIALSYPGVVKTYAIQAGRELRVIVGADKLSDQESEGLSHDIAKKIQDEMTYPGQVKITVIRETRAVSYAK, translated from the coding sequence ATGTATACCACTATTTTAGTTGCCTGCATCTCAGCCATTGCGGCGATCGGGATCTACATGGCCGTTACGAACCTCGTGACCAAGAACTCGATCCGCAAGCGCCGCGAAGCCGCCCTGAAGGAGGCCGAGGCCGAAGGCGAGATGATCAAGAAGGAGCGGATCCTGCAGGCAAAAGAGAAGTTCATACAGCTTAAGAGCGAATACGACCGGCAGGTCAACGAACGCAACCAGAAAATCGCGCAGAGCGAACAGCGGGCCAAGCAGATCGAGAACAACCTGCAGAACCAACAGCGCGATCTGGAGAACAAACTCCGCGAAAACGACCGGCTGAAGGAGCAGATGCAGAACCAGCTGCAGATCCTCGAACACAAGAAAGAGGAGGTCGATCAGATGATGCGCGAGCAGAACGTCCGTCTGGAGCAGATTTCGGGCCTGAGCTCGGAGGAGGCCAAGAACATCCTGATCGAGAACATGAAGGCCGAGGCCAAGACCGAAGCCGCCGGCTACATAAACGAGACCATCGAAGAGGCGAAGATGACCGCCACCAAAGAGGCCAAGCGCATCATCGTAGCGTCGATCCAGCGCGTGGCGACCGAGACGGCGATCGAAAACGCCGTGACGGTATTCAACATCGAAAGCGACGAGGTCAAGGGCCGCATCATCGGCCGCGAAGGCCGCAACATCCGTGCGCTGGAAGCCGCAACCGGCATCGAAATCATCGTGGACGACACGCCCGAAGCCATTATCCTGAGCGGTTTCGACCCCGTGCGCCGCGAAATCGCACGTCTGGCGCTCCATCAGCTGGTGACCGACGGTCGCATCCACCCTGCCCGTATCGAAGAGGTGGTGGCCAAAGTCCAGAAACAGATCGAGGAGGAGATCGTCGAGGTCGGCAAACGCACCACGATCGACTTGGGCATCCATGGCCTGCATCCCGAACTGATCCGCATGATCGGCAAAATGAAATACCGCTCGTCCTACGGCCAGAACCTGCTGCAGCACGCCCGCGAAACGGCGAACCTCGCAGGCATCATGGCCGCGGAGCTGGGTCTGAATCCCAAGACGGCGCGCCGCGCAGGTCTGCTGCACGACATCGGCAAGGTGCCCGACGACGAACCGGAACTGCCGCACGCAATCATCGGCATGAAACTCGCCGAGAAATACAAGGAGAAACCCGAAGTCTGCAACGCCATCGGCGCCCACCACGACGAGGTGGAGATGACCTCGCTGATCGCACCGATCATTCAGGTCTGCGACGCCATTTCGGGCGCACGCCCCGGTGCACGCCGCGAGGTGGTCGAGAGCTACATCAAGCGTCTGAAAGAGATGGAGGACATCGCCCTGTCATACCCCGGCGTCGTCAAGACCTATGCCATTCAGGCCGGCCGCGAACTGCGCGTGATCGTCGGCGCCGACAAACTTTCGGATCAGGAATCGGAAGGGCTCTCGCACGATATCGCCAAGAAGATTCAGGACGAAATGACCTATCCCGGTCAGGTGAAGATCACCGTCATCCGCGAAACCCGCGCCGTTTCGTACGCGAAATAA
- a CDS encoding cell division protein ZapA, which translates to MAQQAITLKLAGKSYSLNIDSEKEEMYRLAEREVNSYLAAIKQNNFKNWTDQDYLSMAALKFAIANVDMRQSRELGDEDLKRLGHLGEEIDAYLNALKG; encoded by the coding sequence ATGGCACAACAGGCGATAACACTCAAACTGGCAGGCAAAAGCTATTCGCTCAATATCGACAGCGAAAAAGAGGAGATGTACCGTCTGGCCGAACGGGAGGTGAACAGTTACCTCGCCGCGATAAAGCAAAACAACTTCAAGAACTGGACGGATCAGGACTATCTGTCTATGGCGGCGCTGAAATTCGCCATTGCGAACGTCGATATGCGGCAAAGCCGCGAACTGGGCGACGAAGACCTGAAACGGCTGGGACACTTAGGGGAAGAGATAGACGCCTACCTCAACGCCCTGAAAGGATAA
- a CDS encoding threonine/serine exporter family protein encodes MTLLAILSDGFFAAVAAVGFGAVSDPPMRAFPAIALLAAMGHALRFCLMDTGVDIASASLCASVAIGIGSLLLGGRIHCPMTVLFIPALLPMIPGMYAYKTVFSMIMFMQNLDDPSAAGYLAAIVRNGFVTFSVIFMLAAGAAAPIFLFNKRAHSLTRNKKQIRS; translated from the coding sequence ATGACGCTGCTCGCCATTCTTTCGGACGGATTTTTCGCCGCGGTGGCGGCTGTCGGATTCGGAGCCGTGTCCGATCCTCCGATGCGGGCCTTTCCGGCGATCGCCCTGCTGGCCGCCATGGGGCACGCCTTGCGTTTCTGCCTGATGGACACAGGCGTGGATATCGCTTCGGCGTCGCTGTGCGCTTCGGTGGCGATCGGTATCGGAAGCCTGCTGCTGGGAGGCCGCATCCACTGCCCGATGACGGTGCTGTTCATCCCCGCGCTGCTGCCGATGATCCCCGGCATGTATGCCTACAAGACGGTCTTTTCGATGATTATGTTCATGCAGAATCTCGACGATCCCTCCGCCGCGGGGTATCTGGCGGCCATCGTCCGCAACGGATTCGTTACCTTCAGCGTGATTTTCATGCTGGCCGCGGGAGCCGCCGCGCCGATTTTCCTCTTCAACAAACGCGCACATTCACTGACGCGCAATAAAAAACAGATTCGCAGCTGA